The genomic region CGGGCGATGGCGCGGACGCGGATGGCGGCGATCCGGTCGGCGAGCGCCTTGCGGGCGATGGCCGAGATGTCCTCCACGAGCTGCGTCTCGACCGCGAGCCTGCCGGCGCGGGCCCGCGAGCCGCGCACCTGATACGGATCCTGCACGTAGGCCGGGAAGGCGACCGTGATGGCGTCGGCCATGATCCCGGCGCGCAGGGCGTTGTTCACCTGCTGGTTGGTGCGCCCCTCCTCGTCGGCGCCGACCACCGCGACGGCGTCGTTCCAGGCCACCTGCACGCTCTGGCTCGTCTTGCGCGGGGCGATGCCGTTGTAGTGGAGCAGCACCAGCTCCCCCTGCCCCGGCGCCAGCGGCTCGGCGGCGAAGCTCGGCGCGGGCGTGCGGTAGTCGGTCGCGTACCACTCGTAGGCCTTGAGGGCTCTGTCGCGCGAGATGCGGGCGTCGTCCTGCCTCCCGGCCTCCTCGTAGAGGAGCGCCGAGAGGTACTGCGCGAAGGCGTCGTCCCGGTAGACCTGCTTGCCGGCGAGCTTGTCGTTGAGGCCGGTGAGGAACGCCGACACCTTGCGGGCCTCGACGAGCGCGTCGTCCTGCTGGTGCAGGTAGACGTAGTTGAGCGCCCGCAGGACGTGGAGGAGCGCGCGCTCGAACGGCTCGCCGCGGTAGTCGTCGGCGCCGTCGTTCCAGAGGAAGGTCGCGGCCGCCTTCGAGATGCTCTGGGTGTAGAGCGCGTCGAGCCGCAGCTCGGCCCTGTCGAGGAGCGCGTCGCTCTCGGCGTACTTGCCGGCGTCGTGCAGCACCGCCGCCTTGTCGAGCCAGAAGAGGACCTGGTTCCGCTCGCCGTACTCGTGCTCCAGGGCGTCGATGCGCGCCGCCGCCTCCTCGTAGCGCCCCGCGGCGAGCTGCTGGTGCAGGTCGCGCTTGTAGGCGGTGGAGGGGCCGGCGCAGCCGGCGGCGACGGCGAGCAGCAGCGCCGCGGGGAGGAGCCTCGTGGCCGTGCGCCCGCCCATCGTCGCCTCGGCTCGCTACCAGGTCGCGCTGGGCCGCTGGACGTTCTTCTTGATCTTCTTCTGCCCGTTCCAGACGATCTGGTTGGTCTTGAGGTCGGTGAGCTTGAGGTTCACCTGGTAGAGCACCACCACCTCGCCCTCGGCCCGGTCCTCCACGGCGTTGATGACGCCGTTGAGCGCGTAGTCGGCGCCGGTCTCCTGGCCGTGCGCCTTGCGCGTGTCCTCGGAGGCGTTGGCGTCCTGGTCGAACCGCTCCTGGCGCAGCTCCGCCCGCTCGGCCTTGCTGGCGATGAACGCCACCCGGCCCGAGTTGATGAGCGACCGCTGGAGGTCCTCGACGAAGGTGTCGGTGTTGATGTGCTCCATGCTCTGGTTGCGGACCGTCTGGACGATGACCGCCGGCTGGCGGCCCCCGGCGGCGGCCTTCTGGAGCCACGGGCGCGACAGGCTGTCGGCGATCATCTCCTCGGCCACGAGCCGGGAGTCGGTGTCGTTCCAGCGGCCGGAGAGGTCGCGGACCTCGTTCACGTCCATGCGGCGGACCGCGGGGGCGCTGCTGGCGCAGCCGGCGAGCGCGGCCAGGCAGGCCGCGGCGCAGAGGAGTCGGTTCACGGGCGTGCTCCGGGGCTCGGGGGCTACTGCGCCTTGGCGGTCTTGGCCGCCTGCCAGTCCGCCACCACGCC from Anaeromyxobacter paludicola harbors:
- a CDS encoding COG3014 family protein, whose amino-acid sequence is MGGRTATRLLPAALLLAVAAGCAGPSTAYKRDLHQQLAAGRYEEAAARIDALEHEYGERNQVLFWLDKAAVLHDAGKYAESDALLDRAELRLDALYTQSISKAAATFLWNDGADDYRGEPFERALLHVLRALNYVYLHQQDDALVEARKVSAFLTGLNDKLAGKQVYRDDAFAQYLSALLYEEAGRQDDARISRDRALKAYEWYATDYRTPAPSFAAEPLAPGQGELVLLHYNGIAPRKTSQSVQVAWNDAVAVVGADEEGRTNQQVNNALRAGIMADAITVAFPAYVQDPYQVRGSRARAGRLAVETQLVEDISAIARKALADRIAAIRVRAIARATIKFVLAKVAEKQVEERAGKGFGMLAGVLARSVAAGSEVADTRAWTTAPAEIRMARLPLPAGHHQLVVEYLSQAGAPLKVETLEVDVVEGKRSWVHVRSAF
- a CDS encoding penicillin-binding protein activator LpoB, with the protein product MNRLLCAAACLAALAGCASSAPAVRRMDVNEVRDLSGRWNDTDSRLVAEEMIADSLSRPWLQKAAAGGRQPAVIVQTVRNQSMEHINTDTFVEDLQRSLINSGRVAFIASKAERAELRQERFDQDANASEDTRKAHGQETGADYALNGVINAVEDRAEGEVVVLYQVNLKLTDLKTNQIVWNGQKKIKKNVQRPSATW